One Cryobacterium psychrophilum DNA segment encodes these proteins:
- the istB gene encoding IS21-like element helper ATPase IstB, producing MSPVPTAAPALPADLEALMRQLKMPYARALAPELLITARTQRWEPAEVVKALLVEEVTGRSRSMLATRRKAAGFPTGKTFDTWDPAVSSIPLPTQQALRTLEWISRKENVVVCGPSGTGKTFFLEALGQQVVEAGMRVAWFRLEDLGALMRAHRADDSVTRVVARILRADLIVIDDIGLLAVGTDAAEGLYRLVDAAYEKRSIAVSSNLHPAGFDELMPKTLATATVDRLLHHAHVCQTSGESIRLTQALAGQGVTPMS from the coding sequence ATGAGCCCCGTCCCGACCGCCGCCCCCGCGCTCCCGGCCGACCTGGAGGCGTTGATGCGGCAGCTGAAGATGCCCTACGCGAGGGCGTTAGCGCCGGAGCTGCTGATCACGGCGCGCACGCAACGGTGGGAACCCGCCGAAGTCGTCAAAGCTCTCCTCGTCGAGGAAGTCACCGGCCGGTCCCGATCGATGCTCGCCACCCGCCGGAAAGCCGCGGGGTTCCCCACAGGGAAAACCTTCGACACCTGGGACCCGGCCGTGTCATCGATCCCGCTGCCGACGCAGCAAGCCCTCCGCACTCTCGAGTGGATCAGCCGGAAAGAGAATGTTGTCGTTTGCGGTCCCTCCGGAACGGGGAAAACGTTCTTCCTCGAGGCCCTCGGCCAGCAAGTCGTCGAGGCCGGCATGCGCGTGGCGTGGTTCCGCCTCGAGGACCTCGGCGCATTGATGCGCGCCCACCGCGCTGACGACAGCGTCACCCGAGTCGTCGCGCGCATCCTCCGCGCCGACCTCATCGTGATTGACGACATAGGGCTCCTCGCCGTGGGGACAGACGCGGCCGAGGGGCTCTATCGGCTCGTCGACGCGGCCTATGAAAAACGGTCCATCGCGGTCTCGTCGAATTTACATCCTGCCGGCTTTGACGAGCTCATGCCCAAAACCCTCGCGACAGCGACCGTCGACCGGCTACTTCACCACGCTCACGTCTGTCAGACGTCGGGCGAATCGATCCGCCTCACGCAGGCCCTCGCCGGGCAGGGCGTGACGCCGATGAGCTAA
- the istA gene encoding IS21 family transposase: MLPCRRTSATFKGYSPEILAAYDLTKSLRGAAELTGCSHHTVARHVAARDAGQPIANPVNRGRITDPFMPKLEEWMDKSKGKLRSDVAHTKLVALGYTGSDRSTRRAFAQVRAAYRLGNTRVHRPWISEPGMWIQYDFGDGPLMDGKKTVLYIAWLAWSRFRVVIVMRDRTAPSVYAALDRTFRIIGGAPTYVLTDNEKTVTVSHIAGVPVRNVATVDFARHYGVTVLTCQPADPATKGGVESSVKLAKADIVPKDTNLRPEYDSFADIETACQEFMDLVNNREHRATRRKPTAMLLEEAPRLHRVPDAAHTISFGMSRSVPDNTPMVTFENAQYSVPSYLLGARVFVRSHGLGLAEQVIVVHEGRDGPVEVARHQRARPGSPAIDDAHFPDHAPKIPGDYAVKGKNAAELEFLAIGAGARTWLLEAAAVGTMRITQKMAEAVALAKIAGQADVDQALGTAAIHGRFAHKDLASILNAAGLRASTHTASETQSLTQGTRGWAAIGQPPASVIDDTVEESA; the protein is encoded by the coding sequence TTGCTACCGTGTCGTCGGACTAGTGCTACCTTCAAGGGCTACTCGCCAGAAATTCTCGCTGCGTATGATCTGACCAAATCTTTGCGGGGCGCCGCAGAGCTGACGGGGTGTTCGCACCACACCGTCGCCCGCCATGTCGCGGCCCGTGACGCCGGCCAGCCGATCGCTAACCCCGTCAACCGCGGCCGGATCACCGACCCGTTCATGCCCAAGCTTGAGGAATGGATGGACAAATCCAAAGGCAAGCTGCGCTCCGACGTCGCCCACACCAAACTCGTTGCTCTCGGCTACACCGGGTCGGACCGCTCGACTCGCCGCGCGTTCGCTCAGGTTCGTGCCGCCTACCGCCTTGGCAACACCCGCGTGCACCGGCCGTGGATCTCGGAGCCAGGTATGTGGATTCAGTACGATTTCGGCGACGGACCACTGATGGACGGCAAGAAGACCGTGCTCTACATCGCGTGGCTTGCGTGGTCGCGGTTCCGGGTCGTCATCGTGATGCGTGATCGCACGGCGCCGAGTGTTTACGCGGCGCTGGATCGCACGTTCCGCATCATTGGCGGTGCCCCGACCTACGTCCTGACCGACAATGAGAAAACTGTCACCGTGTCTCACATCGCCGGCGTTCCGGTCCGGAACGTCGCGACGGTGGACTTCGCCCGCCACTACGGCGTCACGGTGCTCACCTGCCAGCCAGCGGACCCCGCGACCAAGGGCGGTGTCGAGTCCTCCGTGAAGCTCGCCAAGGCCGACATCGTCCCCAAAGACACCAACCTCCGTCCCGAGTATGACTCCTTCGCTGACATCGAAACGGCCTGCCAGGAGTTCATGGACCTGGTCAACAACCGTGAGCATCGCGCCACTCGCCGCAAGCCCACCGCGATGCTTCTGGAGGAAGCGCCCCGGTTGCACCGTGTTCCAGACGCCGCGCACACCATCTCCTTCGGTATGTCTCGCAGCGTCCCGGACAACACTCCGATGGTCACGTTCGAGAACGCTCAGTACTCGGTGCCGTCCTATCTGCTCGGCGCGCGAGTGTTCGTGCGCAGCCACGGCCTCGGCCTGGCTGAGCAGGTCATCGTCGTCCACGAGGGTAGAGACGGGCCCGTGGAGGTCGCCCGGCACCAGCGCGCCCGGCCGGGCAGCCCCGCCATCGACGATGCTCATTTCCCCGATCATGCCCCCAAAATCCCCGGCGACTACGCGGTGAAAGGGAAGAACGCCGCCGAACTGGAGTTCCTCGCAATCGGCGCCGGCGCCCGGACCTGGCTGCTCGAGGCCGCCGCGGTGGGGACGATGCGGATCACGCAGAAGATGGCTGAGGCCGTGGCGCTGGCGAAGATCGCCGGGCAGGCAGACGTCGACCAGGCCCTGGGCACCGCAGCCATCCATGGCCGCTTCGCGCACAAGGACCTCGCCTCGATCCTGAACGCGGCAGGGTTGCGCGCGAGCACCCACACGGCCAGCGAAACCCAGTCCCTCACCCAAGGAACCCGAGGCTGGGCCGCGATCGGTCAACCGCCCGCGAGCGTTATCGACGACACCGTGGAGGAAAGCGCATGA
- a CDS encoding type IV toxin-antitoxin system AbiEi family antitoxin domain-containing protein, translated as MKIPTALPRSPFRQSDVARAGVSSRTLYRLRDAGLVEQIARGLYQRMDSQTEDLDLVEAVMRRVESTICLTSALAHHGLTDAIPARTDIAIPRGKAAPTTAPAISWHIFDADTFTLGRTEIPLDGTGRSIGLYSPERSIVDAFRLRGTEGYEIATEALRAWLRQRGSQPAALLEMASKLPRSRGPILRALEYLA; from the coding sequence ATGAAGATACCGACCGCACTCCCGCGGTCACCGTTCCGACAATCGGACGTTGCCCGAGCAGGGGTCAGCTCCCGCACCCTCTACCGTCTGCGGGATGCGGGTTTGGTCGAACAGATAGCCCGTGGGCTCTATCAGAGAATGGATTCTCAAACCGAGGACCTTGACCTGGTTGAGGCTGTCATGCGTCGCGTCGAGTCGACGATCTGCCTCACCAGCGCACTGGCTCACCATGGGCTCACCGATGCCATCCCCGCGCGAACCGACATCGCTATACCGCGCGGAAAGGCCGCGCCCACCACGGCACCAGCGATCAGTTGGCACATTTTTGACGCCGACACGTTCACTCTTGGTCGCACAGAGATCCCCCTGGACGGCACGGGTAGGAGCATCGGTCTGTATTCGCCGGAGCGGTCCATCGTCGACGCATTCCGGCTGCGCGGCACCGAAGGGTACGAGATCGCCACCGAAGCCCTCCGAGCCTGGTTGCGCCAGCGTGGCTCGCAACCAGCAGCCTTACTGGAGATGGCGAGTAAGTTACCGCGCTCACGGGGTCCCATCCTCAGAGCATTGGAGTATCTAGCGTGA